A genomic segment from Methanoplanus limicola DSM 2279 encodes:
- a CDS encoding 4Fe-4S binding protein, with protein sequence MAKITFTMAKRIFKSLAGGPATRRYPAVPARRYEASRGHIEINIEDCIYCGLCSRHCPANAIEVSKQERTWQIDRARCIICNSCAEACPKDCIFTSNVYHEPVTDPYLVEKIQGPEPAPKPEKKE encoded by the coding sequence ATGGCTAAAATCACCTTTACAATGGCAAAGAGGATATTTAAATCACTCGCCGGCGGGCCTGCAACCCGAAGGTACCCTGCTGTACCGGCAAGGAGATATGAGGCGTCAAGGGGCCATATTGAAATTAATATTGAGGACTGCATCTATTGCGGGCTTTGCAGCCGGCACTGCCCTGCCAATGCCATTGAAGTATCCAAACAGGAGAGGACATGGCAGATTGACAGGGCAAGATGTATAATCTGCAATTCATGTGCTGAGGCATGTCCTAAGGACTGTATATTTACCAGCAATGTCTATCATGAACCGGTAACTGATCCTTATCTTGTAGAGAAGATACAGGGGCCTGAACCTGCGCCAAAGCCTGAGAAGAAGGAATAA